CTTGATAGTGGGATGCTCATGGAGATGTATCCTGATCTTCAATCAGTATCAGGAGGGATTGGTCTTTGTATTGGTGACGTGGCTCCTGGAGGAAGTGCTAAAGGTGTCACAGACAACGTGAAAGGCTACAAGTCCCTTATTGAAAAATATGCAAAGAAATATGGCGTAGAACAATATACAGGATGGCTTATGGCTATGATGCAACAAGAAAGTTCAGGAATGGGAACGGATCCAATGCAAGCTTCAGAAGGTCCATATAATACGCGATATCCTAAAGGACCTAATGGTATTCAAAATGCTGAATACTCAATCCAGGCAGGTGTACAAGAGTGGAAAGCATCGATACAAAAGGCTGGAGGCGACATGATGATCGCTGTTCAAACCTATAATTTCGGTGGCGCTTTCTTACCCTGGATTAAGTCACACGGAAACAAATATACACTAGAAAAAGCACAAGAGTTTTCTAAGTACTGGTGTTCGTCACACCCCTCTCAATTAGGATGCGGTGATGGGGTACACGGAACACCTCAACATGCCATGATGGTGTTGAAGTATTATAACAACCCTGGTAAAGCATCATGCGATTCGATGGGTGGAGATTTCATTGTAGGTAAGGGTGATTTCATTTCACCTATGCCAAAAGATACTTACACTAAAGGTACCTGGCATCAATTTAGATCGCCAGCATGGCACGCAGGTGTTGATTTGAACGTTCATTCTTGGGCAGATGAAGGGAAGATTGGGATCTATTCGATTGCTGCAGGCAAAGTAACTAGAGCAGAATACTCATCTTCTTACGGAAATGTTGTATATATCAAGCACAAGGTGAAAGGTAAAAGTTTTGAGTCGGTGTATGCTCATCTAGCTTACACGCCGTTAGTTAAAACAGGGATGAGTGTCAAGCAAGGACAAAAGATTGGAATGGTAGGGAATACGCCTGGAGTACCATGGTCCACTTTCCCACACTTACACTTTGAGGTACATTCTCCAGCCTGGACTGTCGATAAAAAGAATGCAATTAATCCAGAACTAGTAGTAAAGGGGCTGTTTTGATGGGGTACAAACGATTTATTTTAATTTTAATCGGTACGTTTATAGTTACGACCACCTTGATCATTACAGCTGCAGTAAAAATTGGTGAAATAAGACATGAAAAACAGGAGGTTGAGACTGCTAATAATAACTCTCAAGAGCCTCTCTCTACATTTTTACATGAACTTCCTAAAGTGAACGTAAAGAGTAGGGCTGAAGAGTTCGGTAAATCGGTTGTAGATGGATATTCTTTATTTAGCTACTTCTCACCTGAAGCCTTTGGGGTAAAGGGATCACCTGAGGTAATTGAAGGCCCAAATGGAGAGAGCCCAGAAGAGATGGATCAATTAATTATGGATAAGGTGAAACCATATGGATTTGTAAAGGAGTATAAGATAAAACAAATAAAAGAGATTGAGAGTAATACTGAAGCTTTATTTGAATTCACTACGGCTAAAGAAAAAGTGTATGAGGTAAAGCTTTTATACAATGATAAAGGGCTAATAATCACTAAAATAGTTACGGATTAAGCAATAAATAATCGTGTTTTATAGTTATTTATGATATAATTAAACTATAAAACAAGGAGGAGATATACATGAAAAAACTCCAAAATGCCGATAAAATGCTTGAGCTATTACCAGGTTTTTTAGCTTCTTCTGCAGCTGAAGGATTGCCTATAGAAGAAGATCTAGTAAAGAAGATTAAAGAAATGTTGTTATTAGGATTAGATCCTACTGAAGAAATTGATGCTTACTATGATGAAAAATTAAAAGAACTATCTTCTAATACGTAAGGGGAGGGAATGAATTGAGTACAGATCCTTATTCTCGAGATGGTGTATTGAAGAATAAGTTCGGTGAAACGGATCCAAAAAAACTAGAGATTCTAGAAAAGAGGTCTACAATTCGTGGATGGATCAAGTTACAAAACGAATTGATAGCCACACCGAATTTAAAGCTGGATGCTGCTTTAATAAAAAAGATTCATAAAAACTTGTTTGAGGGTGTATATGATTGGGCCGGCGAATATAGAACGGTGAATATCGTTAAAGGAAAAACAATGTTTGCCAATGCTCTATATGTACCAGCTGCACTAGAAGATTTAGTTACAAAATTAAATAGAGATATCACGTCGAAGTCTATTACGGCCAATAACATAAGTGAAAAGCTAGCTTATTATTATGGTGAATTGAACATGATCCACCCGTTTAGGGAGGGGAACGGACGTACACAAAGAATATTTATTGAAAAGGTAGCAGATAAACTGGGATACTCTCTCCAGTTAGAAAAAGTAGACTCAAAAAAATTACTCGAGGTAACAATTGAGTCAGTTAATGGAACTGGAAGACCTTTAAAGAAAGTATTCGAAGAGGTAATTGAAACCAAGTACTTTAAAGGTAAGTCTGAGCAACCACATATAAATAGTAAAAGTATCACTTCAACAAATGTAACTAGAAACAACTACGATCTAGAAAGATGAACTAAAAAATAGAGTTAAAGACAAAAGGCTAAATCAAAACTTCTTTTGAAGTAAATGACTTAGCCCTTTTTTTGTTGAAAAAATCAAAGAAGCGTTTTAACCAATGAAAAAAGGTTATTATAAGAACATATATTCTTATTTAGAGGAGGCGCGACATGTATAAAGATCGAGGTAACTTAAAGTGGATACCATTTCTTATGCCAGAGCATAAAGCATTATTATATGAGTACTATAAAGAAAAGCAAAAGATTCCGATGCCAGAGATGGATGAGCAAATGATGTTTGTTTATGAGGAAGCAATCAACGAAGCGTTAATTAACGGCAATCAAATAAAGATAACGTATTATGATAGTACTTCTGGTGATATGAAGTCTTGTAAAGGATATATACAACGGATAGATGACGTTGAACGTTGTGTAAGGCTAATTGGAAGTAACACTAGTACAGGGAAAATAGATTTTGAAAAGATTGTTGGAATAGAGTTATTAAGTGATATATAAAAAGTCAAAAGATCTCCTATCAATAGGAGATCTTTTGACTAACTAAATGTATCTTTAGAACTTTGATTGTTGAATAGTAATCAAATCAACCTTCGTTGGGATTACACCAACAATTTGATCAATAAATAGTACAAAATGAGATAAATTCAAAACTTTATTTTGTGAAGTCAATACTTGAACATCTTCTAAAGTAATACACGGAATCTCATTTGCAACATCTTTCTTTTCTTCGGCAGTTTCAAAGTTATATAATCCTGCAGCTATATCTATAAAACTAACAGGGACTTCTTCGCTTCGACGATGATCCAATGCCTCTTCGATCTTATCGAGACTTTCAAATACTAAAGGGTTAACACTTAATTTTTTTCCTACAACCATTGCATTTGAAGTGATGTAAGTTAAGTAATCAGAATCTTGATCTCCATTAAACTCTGTGACAGCAACTTTCGCATTAATTAATTGATTAATGTAAATAGATTTAGTAGACATATAATACCTCCAAAGTTTTTTTATTCTGAATGCAATTATACTATAATTTAAGTTCAAAATAGTCAGACATGTCTTTTGTCGATTTTTTATACCAAACGGTCGTTTAATATAAAAAACCAACATGCTAATAAATTTAGTATAATAAGCAGGAAAGTGTTATATTTTCTCGTATATTAATCAATATCTATTTATCGATAAGATTTAACGTTTTATATAAAAAAACCCTCGCTACGAGATTATTGTTTGCTCGAGCAAACAAAAAAACAGGAGGTGTCTTGATGGCGAACATCGGATATGTCAGAGTATCGACCATTGAACAAAATTTAGAACTGCAGCTTGATGCAGTTAAAGCAGCTGGTTGTGAAAAGATTTTTGAAGAAAAGAAGAGTTCAGTAAAAGATCGCCCAGAGTTTGAAGCTTGTTTAAATTATTTACGTCCTGGAGATACTTTAGTCGTTTGGAAATTAGATCGCTTAGGTCGTCAAACTAAAAAGTTACTCGAGTTATCAGAGTGGTTAGAAGAAAACGGTATTGGACTAAAGATAATTACTTTAGGTGTTGATACCAACACACCAGCCGGTAAGCTGTATTTCACGATTATGGCAGGTCTTGCAGAAATGGAGAGGGAATTAACCATTGAGCGAACTAAAGCAGGATTAGCTGCAGCAAGAAGTAGAGGAAGAGTTGGTGGTAGAAAGCCAATTGAGCAATCAGTCATTGATAAGGCTAACATGATGTTTGAAGCTGGAATGACTGTAAAAGATATTTGTGATGTCTTGCCACTGAAACCACCTACGTTCTATAAGTACCGTCAAAAAAAGCTGAGGAAGTATGAGGTGTAATGATGCCTGGAGAAGTAATTGCAGTCATAAGTAATAAGGGTGGGGTGTTGAAAACATCCATGACGACAAACCTTGCTGGTCAACTCTCTTTAATAGATAAAAAGGTCTTAATTGTGGATATGGACATACAATCAGATGTGGCTGTAACGTTTGGTCAAAACCCAGATCTGTTAGAAGAAGATGTGGAGTTTTCTTTATATGATGCACTCATTAAAGGGGTAGACCCTAAAAAAGCGTTAGTCAGTGTTGATAAAAATATCGATCTTCTGGTTACAAATGATGGTATGCTCTCATTTGAATTCGATGTATTGTTAGATGCAAGGCAATTTCCTACACAAAAGCGATTTTCATTGCTCAAAGAAGTTATTGAAAAAATTAAGATGGACTACGATTATGTATTAATCGATACACCAACAAGTTTCGGTTTAATACAAGGAAACATTTTAGTGGCGTGCCAGGATATGATTATTCCGTTCCAACCCGAAAAATATGCTATGCGATCATTGCAAAAAACCTTGAAGATAGTAAATGATTTTAAGAGTCAAATGAATCCTGAGTTACGTGTCCGAGCAATTGTCCCTACGCTAGTAAATCAAAGAACACTTTTACATAGAGGGATTATGGAACTTTTACAAGATTACGCAATGAACTCGAAAATAAAGGTCACTAAAACATTTATACCGACAACAATCGAGTTTGCATCTAGTGTTGGTTTTGATCAGAGACCTTTGTCTTTAGCAGCTCCTACTTCCAAAGGAGCAAAAATATACAATGAATTATTAAAAGAATTGAAGCTTGGATAAGGAGACTATGAAATGAGTAATAAAGAAAGAAAGCTAAAGGGTTTTAATGAAGTTGCTAATGATCCATTTGATAACACTAGCAATAACAATAGTGAAAATGTAAATAATAGTGCTCTTAAAGAAATTTTGCACGCAAAAAGAAGTAATACAGTGTACACAGGATTTTATATAGAAGAAGACTTATCGAAGGTTTTAAATAGTCTTCAACAAAGAGGACAACGAGGAGTAAAGTCTGCTACTGTAAACCTCGCCTTAAGAGAATTATTTAAAAGAGAGGGTTATTTATGAGTTATAAAGGTTTAACAGGTAAAGAATTATATTCAGAAAGAAATTTCCCCACAGCACACGATGTATTAAAGTATGATGAAATATCAGAAAAAGTAAGAGTACAAATCTTTCATCAAATGAATACTCTCTTAAACGATTTAGAAAGTAAAGCGGGATATCCAGATCGCGATACTGTCTTTTACAACGCAATGCGCAATATAAAGCAAAGACGTGGAGTCCTGTCTTATCATAATTTACTTCCTAAAACGACTCTTGAGAGAATAACTATCGACAATGAGTTTAGTTACCTATACTCTTATTTATCTGACGACGAATTAGAATTTTATACTCTACTCATCTATGCTGACGCTACTGATTATTTATTGATTTTAGATTTAATCGAATTGATATCTTATTGGGTTAATGAGTTATATGTAGATCAATCCTCTAAAATAGTAGATCAAATGATTAATGAATTAATCAGAACTAATGGTATAGGTTACGAATTAATAAATAATAATATTATTCATAAAGGAAATGAGGTCGTCCATAAAGGTGTAGTCCGGCCAGCTCTTTATTTATTATCAGAACCTATCTACGATGGAGCAAATAGCGAAATGTTACAAGCATTTGACAAATTCAAAGAGAACGATTTCAAAGGATCTATTCACAACGCAAGTAATGCTTTTGA
The sequence above is drawn from the Exiguobacterium sp. FSL W8-0210 genome and encodes:
- a CDS encoding lysozyme family protein — translated: MMLKIKLASFAVKHWKELAGAVGVILAIILTVPFLVFTGFMPGGEEDKVKEYANVASEFGIDWQELIAFDMVRFDNDLDKGDPEEAALYFIELSVEKLKIENVKCEKKNKKGECIKGGGTVEKVISKKNYKGKNQILSFIKSSGGSTKNIAESLREIGAKSTYRVSMSSHGIDEAMNLAKFTKVMKRDVKRILDSGMLMEMYPDLQSVSGGIGLCIGDVAPGGSAKGVTDNVKGYKSLIEKYAKKYGVEQYTGWLMAMMQQESSGMGTDPMQASEGPYNTRYPKGPNGIQNAEYSIQAGVQEWKASIQKAGGDMMIAVQTYNFGGAFLPWIKSHGNKYTLEKAQEFSKYWCSSHPSQLGCGDGVHGTPQHAMMVLKYYNNPGKASCDSMGGDFIVGKGDFISPMPKDTYTKGTWHQFRSPAWHAGVDLNVHSWADEGKIGIYSIAAGKVTRAEYSSSYGNVVYIKHKVKGKSFESVYAHLAYTPLVKTGMSVKQGQKIGMVGNTPGVPWSTFPHLHFEVHSPAWTVDKKNAINPELVVKGLF
- a CDS encoding YolD-like family protein, which codes for MYKDRGNLKWIPFLMPEHKALLYEYYKEKQKIPMPEMDEQMMFVYEEAINEALINGNQIKITYYDSTSGDMKSCKGYIQRIDDVERCVRLIGSNTSTGKIDFEKIVGIELLSDI
- a CDS encoding DUF7014 domain-containing protein codes for the protein MSYKGLTGKELYSERNFPTAHDVLKYDEISEKVRVQIFHQMNTLLNDLESKAGYPDRDTVFYNAMRNIKQRRGVLSYHNLLPKTTLERITIDNEFSYLYSYLSDDELEFYTLLIYADATDYLLILDLIELISYWVNELYVDQSSKIVDQMINELIRTNGIGYELINNNIIHKGNEVVHKGVVRPALYLLSEPIYDGANSEMLQAFDKFKENDFKGSIHNASNAFESTMKIIIEKNNWQLVNPNPRQSVPTLEKATASVLIHTISKNSDLEGFESLAFKSLKDTLQVLSNLRNSHTGHGQGSKIKETHIRHCEFALHTAAANILFLIRTYG
- a CDS encoding ParA family protein, whose protein sequence is MPGEVIAVISNKGGVLKTSMTTNLAGQLSLIDKKVLIVDMDIQSDVAVTFGQNPDLLEEDVEFSLYDALIKGVDPKKALVSVDKNIDLLVTNDGMLSFEFDVLLDARQFPTQKRFSLLKEVIEKIKMDYDYVLIDTPTSFGLIQGNILVACQDMIIPFQPEKYAMRSLQKTLKIVNDFKSQMNPELRVRAIVPTLVNQRTLLHRGIMELLQDYAMNSKIKVTKTFIPTTIEFASSVGFDQRPLSLAAPTSKGAKIYNELLKELKLG
- a CDS encoding Fic/DOC family protein, yielding MSTDPYSRDGVLKNKFGETDPKKLEILEKRSTIRGWIKLQNELIATPNLKLDAALIKKIHKNLFEGVYDWAGEYRTVNIVKGKTMFANALYVPAALEDLVTKLNRDITSKSITANNISEKLAYYYGELNMIHPFREGNGRTQRIFIEKVADKLGYSLQLEKVDSKKLLEVTIESVNGTGRPLKKVFEEVIETKYFKGKSEQPHINSKSITSTNVTRNNYDLER
- a CDS encoding recombinase family protein, coding for MANIGYVRVSTIEQNLELQLDAVKAAGCEKIFEEKKSSVKDRPEFEACLNYLRPGDTLVVWKLDRLGRQTKKLLELSEWLEENGIGLKIITLGVDTNTPAGKLYFTIMAGLAEMERELTIERTKAGLAAARSRGRVGGRKPIEQSVIDKANMMFEAGMTVKDICDVLPLKPPTFYKYRQKKLRKYEV